One segment of Massilia sp. Se16.2.3 DNA contains the following:
- the corA gene encoding magnesium/cobalt transporter CorA produces the protein MLINCVAYQEGKKLSDIPVEDISEYLKQPDCFVWVALRDPEPAELAEMQHEFDLHELAVEDASRGHQRPKLEEYGDSVFTVVHTVNLNGDELCSGEVAIFAGLNYVLSVRRDSAQGFLGVRARAERQPHLLRMGSGFVLYALMDAVVDRYFPVVDKLESDLESIEDRIFGGQGNQRDNIERLYDLKRNTLVLRHAVIPLMDAVGRLHGGRVPQLAIDTQDYFRDIHDHLLRIAGRLDTIRDTIATAIQVTLSMVSIEENDINKKLAAYAAIFAVFTAFAGVWGMNFEFMPELKWHYGYPTALGLMAGVSGYMYRRFKKAGWL, from the coding sequence ATGCTGATCAACTGCGTCGCCTACCAGGAAGGCAAGAAACTGTCCGATATCCCGGTCGAGGATATCAGCGAATACCTGAAACAACCCGACTGCTTCGTCTGGGTCGCGCTGCGCGACCCTGAGCCGGCCGAGCTGGCCGAGATGCAGCACGAATTCGACCTGCATGAACTGGCCGTGGAAGACGCCTCGCGCGGCCACCAGCGGCCCAAGCTCGAGGAATATGGCGACTCGGTGTTCACGGTCGTGCATACCGTGAACCTGAACGGGGACGAGCTCTGCTCCGGCGAGGTGGCGATTTTCGCCGGCCTGAATTACGTGTTGTCGGTGCGGCGCGACTCCGCCCAGGGTTTCCTCGGCGTGCGGGCCCGTGCCGAGCGCCAGCCGCACCTCTTGAGGATGGGTTCGGGCTTCGTGCTGTACGCGCTGATGGACGCCGTCGTCGACCGCTACTTCCCCGTCGTCGACAAGCTCGAATCCGATCTCGAATCGATCGAGGACCGCATCTTCGGCGGCCAGGGCAACCAGCGCGACAACATCGAGCGCCTGTATGACCTCAAGCGCAACACCCTGGTGCTGCGCCACGCCGTGATCCCGCTGATGGATGCTGTCGGCCGCCTGCACGGCGGACGTGTGCCGCAACTGGCGATTGACACCCAGGACTACTTCCGCGATATCCACGACCACCTGCTGCGCATCGCCGGCCGCCTCGATACCATCCGCGACACCATCGCCACCGCGATCCAGGTGACGCTGTCGATGGTCTCGATCGAGGAAAACGACATCAACAAGAAGCTCGCTGCCTATGCCGCTATCTTCGCGGTGTTTACGGCGTTTGCCGGCGTGTGGGGGATGAACTTCGAATTCATGCCGGAACTGAAGTGGCACTACGGTTACCCGACGGCCCTCGGCCTGATGGCCGGCGTGTCGGGCTATATGTATCGCCGCTTCAAAAAAGCCGGCTGGTTATAG